The sequence atgaatacTTAGCTGCGGGTACCTCATGAAGGCGAGGAAGAAAAACAGCCCACATTGACTGAGGTCGTGTAGAAGGACACGAATGCTTGTTCTGTGACTACTTTTATGATGAATTGGTGTATACAGAATATCATGTTCGAAGAAGATTTAGAATGCGGTAGACATGTTTTTCTACGCATAGTGCAAGCTCtagaactgttgggttttatgccctaaataaaactcatttcaatataatcagatttacttattaatatagatcagaaataacatttaatgttgcatggttcacatgatttatttcatgattatatgtacataatgtatagattcatctgaaacccttttcacatacttgatcctgtttattgtgccgtcaacacattggaaagtaaacatgactatgtgaataaagtttcctagatttatcagacacagggttttactgatatgataatctacaacagagtttacttgcatttggagaagtgctatgttctttccagagcattggttaaagtaaagctcaggttggatgcatggagtatgcatcggaagggaccgatattgaactttgacttagatttaattaaacttaccgtaaaatctattcaagtcaatatcgcctagttgatcctagatcaaacgatcttaatcctgttatgattaggctcaatcttgaaaggctattcatgttccttgaattgttagttaagcctacttttaggtcagggtgaaacgtactctttgggaacacggtagtgcaattgagtgggagcgctatcataaacatggaatctatagcttctatatggcgaatagtaagcaaaggatgatctccttcgagcttgaccaaacgaacataaatggtggagtactcatttcacataagctgaaatatcatttatacggggtcaaatgttttaaggaataaatacattgtagggtgtaacggtaatctaatccctttacagtgtagatcattcatatagaggatcattgatcaaattaggattataaaaatggataactaatgatgtgtctatatggtggaacatatagagcattctatatactgagagtgcaattctaagttctatgcgtggattcaacgaagaattaataagttagtgaattttagtgctaaattcttgatctacttattggaagctcggttatatagacccatggtccccccactagttgagataatattgcttgtaagactcatgtaattggttttgattaatcaattataattctcaaattagactatgtctatttgtgaaattttcactaagcaagggcgaaattgtaaagaaagagtttataggggcatatttgttaattatgatactttgtatggttcaattaataaatatgataaatgacaatattatttaataattatttattgttattaaatagttagaattggaatttaaatggttgaattagaaaattggcgtttttgagaaaatcagatgcagaaaagataaaactgcaaaattgcaaaaagtgaggcccaaatccactagtatagggccggccacttttataggaatttacctctgatattttcattattttaatgccaaataattcaaacctaaccctagtggaatgctataaatagatagtgaaggcttcaggaaaattacactttcttctgacacttctgattcagaaaaaactgagcctctctctctccctatctttagctaccacttcttctttcttcttcctttgaatttcgaaatccttagtgatcagagtagtgcccacacacatcaagcaatacctcaatcatagtgaggaagatcgtgaagaaagatcatcaacaaaggagtttcagcatcaaagattcagagaaagagatccaggttcagatattgataatgctctgctacagaaaggaatcaagggctagatatctgaacggaaggagtcattatattccgctgcacccaatgtaaggtttcttaaactttatatgtgtttaatttatcgttttagaaagttcatatttaggatgttaataaacatacttgtgagtagatctaagatcctggtaaaataatttccaacaagaacATCATTCAGAGTATTTTCAGACGAGATTTGATGCAATCGGTAGAAAAGGGCTTTCGCCACTACAGAAGTGTATCGTTGCTATGCGAATGTTGCCATACGGAGCACCAACCAATTACGTTGATGAGTATGTTCGAATTGGTGAAACCACTGCTATTGAATGTCTACTTAATTTTGTTCGTGGAGTGAATGAAATTTTTGCGGTAGAATATTTGAGACGACCCAACATCGGTGACATTCACCGCTTACTTGAAATGGGAGAGACGCGTGGTTTTCCAAGCATGTTGGGAAGCATTGATTGTATGCATTAGAAATGGAAAAATTGCCCAGTTGCATGGAAAGGGCAATTCACACAAGGTGATCATGGTGCACCGACAATCACGCTCGAAGCAGTCGCGTCACAAGATCTTTAGATTTGGCATACATTTTTTGGTGTTTCGGGATCCAATAAAGATCTCAATGTTTTAAATAAATCACCATTATTCACTAACATCTTACAAGGGAAAGCTCCAAGAGTTGAGTTTATGATAAATGGCACACAGTACAAcaaggggtattatctagcagATGGTATCTACCCAGAATGGGGTACATTTGTTAAAACTATCCATTGCCTCAAGGAGAGAAGAGAAAATTATTCGCCCAATGTCAAGAAGCTGTACGCAAAGATGTTGAGCGAACATTTGGAGTACTTCAATCTCGTTATGCCATTATACGAGGTATGGCTCGATTCTGGCAAAAAGATGCTCTTAAAGATATAATGTATTCATGTATCATATTGCACAATATGACTGTCGAAGATGAAAGATAAATATATGAGTCATTTGATTTTAATTACGATGAAGGCTCTACCGATACCCCAACGGTTGAAGTATGCCATGGACTTATTTCTAACTTCCCGACTATGATTCAAAGAAATGCCAAAATTCGTGATAGAAATATTCACCGCAATCTTCAAGCAGACTTAGTGGAACACATATGGTCTAAATttggaaataatttttattagtatGTTTTTAATTATGTTGGATTGgtgaattattattatgttatattttgaactatttttaaatttggtgtaatttaaatttcatgtaatatttatttttattaatatatgaattttaatgtattattgtgatattttttattattaaaatgaataatatattaaaatataatgtgtGGGACCGTGATAGTAATTTTAGAGTTGCTAAGTATAggagtatttttttagtaataagTAGTTAAAAATGATGTGGatgagagagaaaataaaatattatattttgaaatgatgTAGAATTTTGTGACAACTTTTAGAGTTGCTTCGGGAGATGCTTTTAAGTGATAaaatttgggaaatttacacccattactgttttttcccaatttttttcatttatactgTTACATGCTCAACTTAActtttatactgtttttttttttttttggcagtaTACTTTGCAAactttacataaaatatatattatatattataatcttaaAAAACGTGTGCagtgggattttttttttttaattttcttttaattaaaattatattatattttaaatgtataaatGTGTGATGTGACTTGTGTTGTCACTTTAgtgacatatattttttttattattatttttttaattgaaattgatgataaaaatatgtcacctaaaatatttcaaactcATTTCTTTCACTTTAATCTCACTTCTCCATTATTCTCTCTTActattcatcatcttcttcatttttttcacTCTCTACTTCCTCAAGTTCTCTCTATTTCTCTCCAtcaacatataatttttttatttttttttcatgttcattgttcagttcttcttcttcatcttcttttcttttcttcttctttttttttttttttaaattttttgaagttcttagttacgttttttttgaaaatataagagttagtgtggtttttttttgttctaattttccagatctttcttgcaaatatagtgcatttagtattgaggatgtgcacaacatagttaatttttgatcatttttttcttttattgttttatttgttttagtattattttagtattgttttactgttgtttttcatgatttttattttttttcatgttcagttcttcttcttcatcttcttttcttttcttcttcttcttcttcttttttttttttttaaattttttgaagttcttagttatgtttttttttttgaaaatataagagttagtgtggttttttttttgttctaattttccagaactttcttgcaaatatagtgcatttagtattgaggatgtgcacaacatagttaatttttgatcatttttttcttttattgttttatttgttttagtattgttttagtattgttttactgttgtttttcatgatttatttatttgatgccgatttcactgcccttgctccatcccgctggaattaataggtattttatgggtgttctcgtgttgttgtgatggttctgtatgtgagtgtggaagatggaggctataaatacatttcttcttcgttctctttggctatttttgtggtttttttcttttggttctcctataaatatatttgacgagctcactcacaagagagttttgaggtgtgtgtttcttttatatttttctaagtagttctatttgcttcatttgtttttgtgttgtttcagtgttgttttagtagttttttttattataattttctaggaataaacttgcaaatatagttgattttgcatctggtgttgaggttgtgcagcagattgtttgttttttttaatcatttttttcttttgttttgtttgattgttttagtgttgttttaccgttgttttgccatgattatttattgacgtcgattttactgcttttgttcaatcttgtcggaattaatggttattttccgGTTGTCTTGGTGTTGTTGTGGTGATTATGTCTGTGATTGTCAAAgatggaggcctcatacttttgttttggtattgacagtataaaagaaaaaaaaaaaaatgaggacagtataaatgttaattctgccgtgtggcagtaaaattaaaaagtattactccaaatccagtatttttgtaaaatgccctaaaattttatagcaaatttGAGCAATTGTTTGCTGTAATAAGCCCATTGGCATTAATTAACGACACAAAACTGAAACTCGTTTCATTTCCATTATCTATCCCCATAATAAATCATCTtaatcaattcaattcaattattcgTTATTCTCtctctaaataaataaataaaaagccGTCCGTATTCTCTcattaattttctttattttatagcCCCAAACTCtgattcctctctctctcttttagtattattttctaccaaaaaacaaaaaatatagaaTACAATTCACATCTCCTTGTCTTCTTCTCTCTCACTCCAAATCCCACAGAGAAAGCCTAAAGCCTCCCCAAGCAAATCCGATGGCTTTCTTTTGCTCAGATCAGATCTCGCTTTCTCTCTCCACCAAACAACCATTTCATAGCTAAATTCACCCCTCACCCAATAATGTTCCAGTTTTTCTAGAAACACAAAGAATCCgattaacatataattaattaatacaaacATTGCAATTTCATGGCTACCTTACAAAAATTCAAGCTCCTCGCTACTCAATGCGCCGTCGCAGGAAGTCCGACAAGGAGTCCATCGGCAAGTCCCGTCATCCATCTCCGCCGGCGAAAGACCCTACGAATGCTCCTCAACCGCCCTGAGAGGAGACTCCCGCGGCGGGAAATGTCGTCGGAGGTAACGGAAATAGATGGAGAAGACGTGGAAGATCCGCCGCCGATGAAGAACAAGGAAGTTAGGGCTCGACGGAAGTTGAAGGATCTGTTTGTATCGTCTCCACCGCCTCTAGAAGATAGGGTTTCCAATAAGAGAGGAGGCGATGGAGAAGAAGAACAACACGGATTGTTACCCGAAGCAAGGCCAAGTGTAGATTTACAAAGCGTCTTCGGCGTCAGCTTGGTGGCTAGGCGCCGCGGATTCGGCTCACTACGCCCGGTTACAGCCGGCTTTCGTTATAGATTGCTCAGAAGAGCTTGGCGGCCCGTACTTGTTACCATTCCAGAGTAAAAAGTGAAAAGTAAAATGTACGAGaaattggaaaatatttttgttctactttatttgtttataaatatataaaaaaaaaaatgatttctgttgtgaaaatatatatattttttttcgttttgcTAGTTAAAATTAATacagtagttttttttttattattttatttaaatattataagaaaAGAATATTGTGGTGCATTTGTTTTGCCGCCGTAGTTTGCTAAGGTACGCCGCGTGTGGTTCAAGGAAAGTAACGGTATCTAACATGGGCGTCTTGGCAAGACGCATAGTATAGAAATtcgcgatttttttttttaccaacgGCACATTTTATCGAAAATTTGTCTTAAATTAACCATATAGTACATTGTAATTATTGCattattctttcttttctatttaaaataatatttatatgcaCTAACACGTCTTTTTAgtgtataatttaataattaattgaagatacaatgtttttcatataaatatatttctgaAGAGGCTTGGTTGCGGGTTGGAAGTTGGAGCTGGTTCTTTAAACTATGAACTTTTGCTTGAGGACAAGGTTTTAAAGGAAGTTAAATAAGAGAAAGTAATGAGAGGAAGATAATAATTATCAATAGGAGTCAATGTCTATACTCTATTGTTCAGCTTCCATGTGTTGTTGCTCAGATACGCTCCATTATTATTACTACCATCAATAAAAGAGCTGTATTGAGTACAAAATTTATGTGTAGTAGTACATATCTAAATTCTAATTCAGTGGTGGGACCGAtctaagtttttgtttttgctgGGGCTATAGATGGATTAGTAGTATTGATTTGGGTATGCCATTGATCCGCACGATTTTTGGATTTAATCATGATTGTGACGCACTAAAGAGTCTaacacatttatttatacactttaattattttgttccttaaaatataaatatttatctaatGAAAGAAAGACCTACTTGCCATATTCCGATTTGAACAGATAGCCagttcctttctttcttttttttttttcccagatattttatttatttgattattctATCTGCGTCACGAGATGTTATTGATATATTTTAggttacttctatttgctattGTCACTAGCTCGGTTATTTAACAAtccaaattttgatttttttttttttgaacatgaAATATTAACTTACAAGCTGGCATTATAATCTGTCAGGATATCAACATCATGAATGCTACGATCAGAATAGAAACAAGAACGTTTAGCCATAAAATGGGCAACCTTGTTTgctgatcgtttaacaaaacgaAGACTAACATTAGGTAGAGAGGATAAAAAAGATTTACAATCGTGGGTAATCAAACCAAAAACAGAAGTCATCTGTTGTTGACTGAAAACTGCTTGGATAGTGAGTAAGCTATCAGTTTCAACCTCTATCGTGCTCCAACCCTTGTCTTTGATCCAGCTTAGTGCTTCCTTAACCCCCAAGGCCTCAACAACCTCAGCAGGGAAGGACCCATGAAAGTATTTAGCCACAAAATCAATGACATTACCTTCCGAGTCACATGCCACAATACCATACCCATATTCATTTTCAGTCTCAAAGGTAGCCCCATCAACATTGATCTTGATCATATTATCAGTGGGTTTAGTCCAATGCTCAAAGTTGTTACCAACATCTAGCGTAGAAGGTGATAACAAACTCATTTTATCTTGAGCTTTAATCCAGTGATCAAGAATAGTCCAAGCTGAAGAGACAACCTGAGGCGGAGAAGAAGTTTTTTTGTCCCAAACTAGCGTATTTCTTGCCTTCCATAGTGACCAGCATAACATCACAACACGACAAGAAATATCATCATTGAAACC is a genomic window of Cannabis sativa cultivar Pink pepper isolate KNU-18-1 chromosome 9, ASM2916894v1, whole genome shotgun sequence containing:
- the LOC115721862 gene encoding uncharacterized protein LOC115721862, whose protein sequence is MATLQKFKLLATQCAVAGSPTRSPSASPVIHLRRRKTLRMLLNRPERRLPRREMSSEVTEIDGEDVEDPPPMKNKEVRARRKLKDLFVSSPPPLEDRVSNKRGGDGEEEQHGLLPEARPSVDLQSVFGVSLVARRRGFGSLRPVTAGFRYRLLRRAWRPVLVTIPE